The nucleotide sequence CCAGATACCTTAAGAGTATCCAATCGATCCAAATATGGCGAGCGATCTCCCTGATATTGCGGAAAAATCACGTCATGATCACGATAACTCTTTAAAATTTGTCCCAAGCCAAGTACACCTCGCTCTCTGGAACGGCGTACCCGGTTCAAATCCAGCTCCAGTGCAATCACTTGTTCAGTCGTACCCGCCTGATAGAGTATGTCGCCATCCGGGCCGACCACAATAGACTGGCCGTTCCCCAGATTTCCGGCACTATTAATATCAACAAAGTAACACTGATTTGTGACAGCATGGGTACGCGCCATGCAACATTCCAGTTCTCTGTCCAGCGTACCTGTCATGGTGGGATGAATGATCACCTCCGCACCTTGCCAGACCATGGCACGAATCGTTTCAGGCACCCACATGTCATAGCAGATAGAAACCCCGAAGCGGCCGACATCCGGTACATCAAACACCACAAATTCATTGCCGGCGCTGATACCCTGCTCGTAGGGCTGAAAAGGATACATCTTCCTATACCGGCTGACAATTTCTCCTTGCGGATTTATTACCTGCACAGTATTAAACACCTGATCACCAGCCCGCTCATACATAGACCCGGGTACCAGCCAGATCTGCAGTTCACGCGCCAAGGCCTGTAACCGCTCTTCAGTCGGCCCGGGCATCGGTTCCCGAAACGCCGGATGTGAGCCAAA is from Photobacterium sp. TLY01 and encodes:
- a CDS encoding carbon-nitrogen hydrolase family protein, which encodes MSYFAIAGLQLALGQSDNLSRLEAETRLTCQRFPWVDMVIFSELAPFGSHPAFREPMPGPTEERLQALARELQIWLVPGSMYERAGDQVFNTVQVINPQGEIVSRYRKMYPFQPYEQGISAGNEFVVFDVPDVGRFGVSICYDMWVPETIRAMVWQGAEVIIHPTMTGTLDRELECCMARTHAVTNQCYFVDINSAGNLGNGQSIVVGPDGDILYQAGTTEQVIALELDLNRVRRSRERGVLGLGQILKSYRDHDVIFPQYQGDRSPYLDRLDTLKVSGRAALCRKPTEL